A region of Culicoides brevitarsis isolate CSIRO-B50_1 chromosome 1, AGI_CSIRO_Cbre_v1, whole genome shotgun sequence DNA encodes the following proteins:
- the LOC134838463 gene encoding protein CREBRF homolog isoform X1: MELFVNLLNDKFPNMLNHPIYSQSSEFNANSYNVSGETNQFDHLIKIEEASQYTEMDSLSNNPMLTTASMPIPSRNDGNSSNNVRPILTDLSEYVFELDTSQESPQLFNDINYGGNTTSGGMMFELQSPPEVMLNQTTFYTDLSSPNVSIVNKQEPFTMDDSEDIFEVDKANLTLAELNGDHLDAYVDLLNIEELIATEQLSSSGHSLTHLEVSSPYSSENNSAIQSSPVVPIQIFQSLTPQTPNNSLQSNSGFYDDLGSSAGTYKQLEISTPTYSTSQAFSPGSNNSNSLILSSSVTPPPNQQQQMYQQQPSPNLSGNPGNVGLVQHNPKYTQYTQLQELLMKKDLAIQHRERMRMGQSVPGHTRSSISSRNRLANLQQQQLQQQLGSTSRLSTSAPTHSGINMDQIWQRREPRPHLLSTGSLAEAGSTSSLSTGSVLSPEAPEFSQDEGYSDDDSHYDDFSSDDGDSDTEQQGGRSRAGGSNNNNNSKNKRYFWQYNVQAKGPKGQRLVIKTQLEDPHVLNEITDPVFSPTCSVRGIKHSGKARKGDGNDLTPNPKKLHNIGKELDKLGRVINDMTPVSELPFNVRPKTRKEKNKLASRACRLKKKAQHEANKIKLYGLENEHKRLLTGIAQMKQIIASKCQQQGNQEEIQQKVEKVVKQATKLKIAGNSTEYVNSVLEKFKGGNAASALEEGLIQHTHNDSNI; the protein is encoded by the exons ATGGAGttatttgtgaatttattaaatgacaa GTTTCCGAATATGCTTAATCACCCCATATATTCGCAGTCTTCTGAATTTAACGCAAACAGTTACAACGTATCCGGGGAAACAAATCAATTTGATCATCTAATTAAAATCGAAGAGGCCTCTCAATACACCGAAATGGATTCCTTGAGCAACAATCCGATGCTTACGACAGCTTCGATGCCGATTCCCTCGCGTAACGACGGCAATTCGAGCAACAATGTGCGTCCTATCCTCACGGACTTATCCGAATACGTCTTTGAGCTTGATACGTCGCAAGAATCCCCGCAACTTTTCAACGATATCAATTACGGCGGCAATACCACGTCGGGCGGCATGATGTTCGAGTTGCAAAGTCCTCCCGAAGTGATGCTGAACCAAACGACCTTTTACACGGATTTGAGTAGTCCGAATGTTAGTATCGTGAATAAGCAGGAACCGTTCACGATGGATGATTCTGAGGACATTTTCGAAGTAGATAAGGCTAATTTGACCTTAGCTGAGCTCAATGGCGATCATTTGGATGCCTACGTGGATTTGCTGAATATTGAGGAGTTGATTGCGACGGAGCAATTGAGTTCGTCGGGTCATTCGTTGACACATTTGGAGGTTTCGTCACCTTATAGTTCGGAAAATAACAGTGCCATTCAAAGTTCTCCCGTCGTTCCCATCCAAATTTTCCAATCGCTCACTCCGCAAACGCCGAACAACTCGCTCCAATCGAATTCCGGGTTTTACGACGACTTGGGATCGTCCGCTGGCACGTATAAACAACTTGAAATTTCAACGCCAACCTATTCGACTTCCCAAGCCTTCAGTCCGGGCAGCAACAATTCCAATAGTCTCATTCTCAGTAGTTCCGTAACGCCGCCGCCGAATCAACAGCAGCAAATGTACCAACAACAGCCATCGCCAAATCTCTCGGGAAATCCGGGAAATGTCGGACTTGTGCAACACAACCCCAAATATACGCAATACACGCAGCTCCAAGAGTTACTGATGAAAAAAGATCTGGCGATTCAGCATCGAGAACGCATGCGAATGGGTCAATCTGTGCCCGGCCATACTCGAAGCTCCATCAGTTCACGAAATCGTCTCGCGaatttgcaacaacaacaattacaacaacaactcggCAGCACGTCGCGTCTTTCGACATCGGCCCCGACGCATTCTGGCATCAATATGGATCAAATTTGGCAACGACGTGAACCGCGCCCGCATTTATTGTCGACCGGAAGTTTGGCGGAAGCTGGATCGACGTCGTCTTTGAGCACGGGAAGCGTTTTGAGTCCTGAAGCGCCCGAATTTTCGCAAGATGAGGGATATTCCGATGATGATAGTCATTATGATGATTTCTCTTCGGATGATGGGGACTCGGATACGGAACAGCAAGGAGGGCGTTCGCGTGCTGGCggtagtaataataacaataatagcaAGAATAAGCGGTATTTTTGGCAGTATAATGTGCAGGCAAAGGGCCCCAAAGGACAACGATTAGTTATTAAGACGCAGTTAGAAGATCCGCATGTACTCAACGAAATTACAGATCCCGTTTTTAGTCCCACGTGTTCTGTGCGTGGCattaag CATAGCGGAAAAGCACGAAAAGGCGACGGAAACGATTTAACTCCAAATCCGAAGAAACTCCATAACATTGGCAAGGAATTAGACAAACTCGGGCGTGTCATCAACGACATGACTCCCGTAAGTGAGTTGCCATTCAATGTTCGACCAAAGAcacgcaaagaaaaaaataagctcGCGTCACGTGCATGCCGTTTGAAGAAGAAAGCGCAACACGAAGCGAACAAAATTAAACTGTATGGTCTTGAAAATGAACATA aacgtCTCTTGACTGGAATTGCCCAAATGAAACAAATTATCGCGTCAAAATGCCAACAACAAGGCAACCAAGaagaaattcaacaaaaagttgaaaaagttgTCAAACAAGCAAcaa aaCTCAAAATAGCTGGCAACTCAACAGAATACGTAAATTCTGTGCTTGAAAAGTTCAAAGGCGGAAATGCCGCAAGTGCATTGGAAGAG GGATTAATTCAACACACCCATAACGATAGTAATATCTAA
- the LOC134838463 gene encoding protein CREBRF homolog isoform X2, with amino-acid sequence MLNHPIYSQSSEFNANSYNVSGETNQFDHLIKIEEASQYTEMDSLSNNPMLTTASMPIPSRNDGNSSNNVRPILTDLSEYVFELDTSQESPQLFNDINYGGNTTSGGMMFELQSPPEVMLNQTTFYTDLSSPNVSIVNKQEPFTMDDSEDIFEVDKANLTLAELNGDHLDAYVDLLNIEELIATEQLSSSGHSLTHLEVSSPYSSENNSAIQSSPVVPIQIFQSLTPQTPNNSLQSNSGFYDDLGSSAGTYKQLEISTPTYSTSQAFSPGSNNSNSLILSSSVTPPPNQQQQMYQQQPSPNLSGNPGNVGLVQHNPKYTQYTQLQELLMKKDLAIQHRERMRMGQSVPGHTRSSISSRNRLANLQQQQLQQQLGSTSRLSTSAPTHSGINMDQIWQRREPRPHLLSTGSLAEAGSTSSLSTGSVLSPEAPEFSQDEGYSDDDSHYDDFSSDDGDSDTEQQGGRSRAGGSNNNNNSKNKRYFWQYNVQAKGPKGQRLVIKTQLEDPHVLNEITDPVFSPTCSVRGIKHSGKARKGDGNDLTPNPKKLHNIGKELDKLGRVINDMTPVSELPFNVRPKTRKEKNKLASRACRLKKKAQHEANKIKLYGLENEHKRLLTGIAQMKQIIASKCQQQGNQEEIQQKVEKVVKQATKLKIAGNSTEYVNSVLEKFKGGNAASALEEGLIQHTHNDSNI; translated from the exons ATGCTTAATCACCCCATATATTCGCAGTCTTCTGAATTTAACGCAAACAGTTACAACGTATCCGGGGAAACAAATCAATTTGATCATCTAATTAAAATCGAAGAGGCCTCTCAATACACCGAAATGGATTCCTTGAGCAACAATCCGATGCTTACGACAGCTTCGATGCCGATTCCCTCGCGTAACGACGGCAATTCGAGCAACAATGTGCGTCCTATCCTCACGGACTTATCCGAATACGTCTTTGAGCTTGATACGTCGCAAGAATCCCCGCAACTTTTCAACGATATCAATTACGGCGGCAATACCACGTCGGGCGGCATGATGTTCGAGTTGCAAAGTCCTCCCGAAGTGATGCTGAACCAAACGACCTTTTACACGGATTTGAGTAGTCCGAATGTTAGTATCGTGAATAAGCAGGAACCGTTCACGATGGATGATTCTGAGGACATTTTCGAAGTAGATAAGGCTAATTTGACCTTAGCTGAGCTCAATGGCGATCATTTGGATGCCTACGTGGATTTGCTGAATATTGAGGAGTTGATTGCGACGGAGCAATTGAGTTCGTCGGGTCATTCGTTGACACATTTGGAGGTTTCGTCACCTTATAGTTCGGAAAATAACAGTGCCATTCAAAGTTCTCCCGTCGTTCCCATCCAAATTTTCCAATCGCTCACTCCGCAAACGCCGAACAACTCGCTCCAATCGAATTCCGGGTTTTACGACGACTTGGGATCGTCCGCTGGCACGTATAAACAACTTGAAATTTCAACGCCAACCTATTCGACTTCCCAAGCCTTCAGTCCGGGCAGCAACAATTCCAATAGTCTCATTCTCAGTAGTTCCGTAACGCCGCCGCCGAATCAACAGCAGCAAATGTACCAACAACAGCCATCGCCAAATCTCTCGGGAAATCCGGGAAATGTCGGACTTGTGCAACACAACCCCAAATATACGCAATACACGCAGCTCCAAGAGTTACTGATGAAAAAAGATCTGGCGATTCAGCATCGAGAACGCATGCGAATGGGTCAATCTGTGCCCGGCCATACTCGAAGCTCCATCAGTTCACGAAATCGTCTCGCGaatttgcaacaacaacaattacaacaacaactcggCAGCACGTCGCGTCTTTCGACATCGGCCCCGACGCATTCTGGCATCAATATGGATCAAATTTGGCAACGACGTGAACCGCGCCCGCATTTATTGTCGACCGGAAGTTTGGCGGAAGCTGGATCGACGTCGTCTTTGAGCACGGGAAGCGTTTTGAGTCCTGAAGCGCCCGAATTTTCGCAAGATGAGGGATATTCCGATGATGATAGTCATTATGATGATTTCTCTTCGGATGATGGGGACTCGGATACGGAACAGCAAGGAGGGCGTTCGCGTGCTGGCggtagtaataataacaataatagcaAGAATAAGCGGTATTTTTGGCAGTATAATGTGCAGGCAAAGGGCCCCAAAGGACAACGATTAGTTATTAAGACGCAGTTAGAAGATCCGCATGTACTCAACGAAATTACAGATCCCGTTTTTAGTCCCACGTGTTCTGTGCGTGGCattaag CATAGCGGAAAAGCACGAAAAGGCGACGGAAACGATTTAACTCCAAATCCGAAGAAACTCCATAACATTGGCAAGGAATTAGACAAACTCGGGCGTGTCATCAACGACATGACTCCCGTAAGTGAGTTGCCATTCAATGTTCGACCAAAGAcacgcaaagaaaaaaataagctcGCGTCACGTGCATGCCGTTTGAAGAAGAAAGCGCAACACGAAGCGAACAAAATTAAACTGTATGGTCTTGAAAATGAACATA aacgtCTCTTGACTGGAATTGCCCAAATGAAACAAATTATCGCGTCAAAATGCCAACAACAAGGCAACCAAGaagaaattcaacaaaaagttgaaaaagttgTCAAACAAGCAAcaa aaCTCAAAATAGCTGGCAACTCAACAGAATACGTAAATTCTGTGCTTGAAAAGTTCAAAGGCGGAAATGCCGCAAGTGCATTGGAAGAG GGATTAATTCAACACACCCATAACGATAGTAATATCTAA